In Lysobacter firmicutimachus, one genomic interval encodes:
- the lpxC gene encoding UDP-3-O-acyl-N-acetylglucosamine deacetylase yields MLRQRTLKNVIRATGVGLHSGEKVFLTLRPAPVDTGIVFRRVDLDPAVEMPARADLVTETTLCTGLTYGTGKVMTVEHLLSAMAGLGIDNCCIELSAPEVPIMDGSAGPFVFLLQSAGIAEQDAPKRFIRIKHAVEVRDGDKIARFEPFEGFRLGFTVVFDHPAIPASQSRAEVEFSTENYIREVSRARTFGFMRDLEYMRERNLGLGGSMDNAIVLDEFRVLNDDGLRYADEFVRHKILDAVGDLYLAGHAIVGAYEGYKSGHALNNKLVRALLAERSAWDLVSYTGSEPTPVAYGAPEPAFA; encoded by the coding sequence ATGCTGCGCCAACGTACCCTCAAGAACGTGATCCGCGCCACCGGCGTGGGCCTGCACAGCGGCGAGAAAGTGTTTCTCACCCTGCGTCCGGCCCCGGTGGACACCGGCATCGTGTTCCGCCGCGTCGACCTCGACCCTGCGGTCGAGATGCCGGCGCGCGCCGACTTGGTCACCGAGACCACGCTGTGCACCGGCCTGACCTACGGCACCGGCAAGGTCATGACCGTCGAGCACCTGCTTTCGGCGATGGCCGGGTTGGGCATCGACAACTGCTGCATCGAGCTGTCCGCACCGGAAGTACCGATCATGGACGGCTCGGCCGGCCCGTTCGTGTTCCTGCTGCAGTCCGCCGGCATCGCCGAGCAGGACGCGCCCAAGCGTTTCATCCGCATCAAGCATGCGGTCGAGGTCCGCGACGGCGACAAGATCGCCCGTTTCGAGCCTTTCGAGGGCTTTCGCCTCGGTTTCACTGTGGTGTTCGATCACCCGGCGATCCCGGCCTCGCAGTCGCGCGCCGAAGTCGAGTTCTCGACCGAGAACTACATCCGTGAGGTCAGCCGCGCCCGCACGTTCGGCTTCATGCGCGATCTGGAGTACATGCGCGAGCGCAACCTCGGCCTGGGCGGTTCGATGGACAACGCCATCGTGCTCGACGAGTTCCGCGTGCTCAACGACGACGGCCTGCGCTACGCCGACGAGTTCGTGCGCCACAAGATCCTCGATGCGGTCGGCGACCTGTACCTGGCCGGCCATGCCATCGTCGGCGCCTACGAGGGCTACAAGTCCGGCCACGCCCTCAACAACAAGCTGGTCCGCGCCCTGCTGGCCGAACGCTCGGCCTGGGATCTGGTCAGCTACACCGGCTCGGAACCGACCCCGGTCGCCTACGGCGCGCCCGAACCGGCCTTCGCCTGA
- a CDS encoding DUF721 domain-containing protein, protein MSDSKPKRPTRGPSNARIALDALLEDPAGNPIRRALWLDELDRRLRPYLPPSLAAHARLANVERSRLVYVVDAPVWRAKLRLAAPELLDAARSIGLEVAEFVVKTTIPPPAAAPVRKAKPMSATTQKALQAALASLKKPDPSGSSDAG, encoded by the coding sequence ATGTCTGATTCCAAGCCCAAGCGGCCGACCCGCGGTCCTTCGAACGCCCGCATCGCTTTGGATGCGCTGCTCGAAGACCCGGCCGGCAACCCGATCCGCCGAGCGCTGTGGCTCGACGAACTGGACCGTCGGTTACGCCCCTACCTGCCGCCTTCGCTCGCCGCGCATGCGCGGCTGGCCAACGTCGAACGCAGCAGGCTCGTATACGTCGTCGATGCTCCGGTGTGGCGCGCCAAACTGCGGCTCGCGGCTCCGGAACTGCTCGACGCAGCCCGATCCATCGGACTGGAGGTGGCCGAATTCGTCGTCAAGACGACGATCCCGCCGCCGGCGGCAGCGCCGGTGCGGAAGGCCAAACCCATGTCGGCCACGACGCAGAAAGCGTTGCAGGCCGCGCTGGCCTCGCTGAAGAAGCCCGATCCGTCGGGTTCCAGCGATGCCGGCTGA
- a CDS encoding M23 family metallopeptidase, translating to MTYQSIVDNTRARLGDWFQHAGRLGARRPALAMALLLGTGLSIGAGAGIADNRMLRAQLSQQQAEIAATRRDAQREINALAARMGELQAEANRLNALGERLTRIGQLQDGEFDFEKPVGVGGAGPVRDMAKPELDAGMDLLQQQFKASGEQLSVLESLLFNRQLDMNAVPSRAPIANSYITSGFGGRADPFNGGAAFHKGIDFEADVGDPVLAVADGVISYSGVRSGYGNVVEIDHGNGYTTRYAHNSRLLLKVGELVRAGQEVAKAGSSGRSTGAHVHFEVWENGRVVNPKQFLSQQSPLQATLKIKG from the coding sequence ATGACCTATCAATCCATCGTAGACAACACGCGAGCCCGGCTGGGCGATTGGTTCCAGCACGCCGGCCGCCTCGGCGCCCGCCGACCGGCGCTCGCCATGGCCCTGCTGCTCGGCACCGGTCTGAGCATCGGCGCCGGCGCCGGCATCGCCGACAACCGCATGCTACGCGCGCAATTGTCGCAGCAGCAGGCGGAAATCGCGGCCACCCGCCGCGACGCGCAACGCGAGATCAACGCCCTGGCTGCGCGCATGGGCGAACTGCAGGCCGAGGCCAATCGCCTCAACGCGCTCGGCGAGCGCCTGACCCGCATCGGTCAGCTGCAGGACGGCGAATTCGACTTCGAGAAGCCGGTCGGCGTCGGCGGCGCCGGTCCGGTGCGCGACATGGCCAAGCCCGAGCTCGATGCCGGCATGGACCTGTTGCAGCAGCAGTTCAAGGCCTCCGGCGAACAGCTGTCGGTGCTGGAGTCGCTGCTGTTCAATCGCCAGCTGGACATGAACGCCGTGCCTTCGCGCGCGCCGATCGCCAACAGCTACATCACCTCCGGCTTCGGCGGCCGCGCCGACCCGTTCAACGGCGGCGCCGCGTTCCACAAGGGCATCGACTTCGAAGCCGACGTCGGCGATCCGGTGCTGGCCGTGGCCGACGGCGTGATCAGCTACTCCGGCGTGCGCTCGGGCTACGGCAACGTGGTCGAGATCGATCACGGCAACGGCTACACGACCCGCTACGCGCACAACTCGCGCCTGCTGCTCAAGGTCGGCGAGCTGGTCCGCGCCGGCCAGGAAGTGGCCAAGGCCGGTTCCAGCGGCCGCTCCACCGGCGCCCACGTGCACTTCGAAGTGTGGGAGAACGGCCGGGTGGTGAACCCGAAGCAGTTCCTCAGCCAGCAGTCCCCGCTTCAGGCCACGCTGAAGATTAAGGGGTGA